The genomic stretch GAAGAAGACAACAAACTGACCGCGCAGGAAAACCAACTCGAGCGCGAGTTGAGCAAGATCAAGAAAGAGGAGAAGGCAACCCCTTCCACGACGCCCTCGCCATCGAAGGACGCGCCCGCCTCCCCCGAAGCTCCGGGGAAAGCCCCTGCCGACAAGGGCGAACTCACCGCGCGCATCGTGGGTTACAAGACCGGCATCAAGCGGGTCGAGTTCAAGGCGCTGACCAACTGCGCCGCCCAGCTCAGGGTCAACAACGTGGTGCCCGACGGCCACACCGAAACCTTCGACGTGACCGCGAAGGTCCCCTTCACCCGCGAAGTCTGGGTTTACAACGACTACACCAGCGAGCTGCACACCCCGCAGGGCAAGCAGCTCGATAGTGAAGACAGCCGGCAGAAAACCGACACCGGCCGGTTTACCCCGACCAAGCTGAAATAGCAGCCGGGCGGATGGGCCGCCCCCTTACTGCTCGCGGGCGACGTGCCGTGCGACCAAAGCCGCACCGACCGCCTGCGACAGCTCGCCGAGCGTCGCCGGGACGATGCGCAGCGTCTTCTGCTGGGTGGGCCAGAGGTACTTGAGCGCGGTCTCGCGGATGCCGCCGAGGTAGCGCTCGCGGAATTCGACGGTGGTCGAATCGGGATCGATCAATCCGCCGCCGATGACGAAGCAACCGGGATCCACCGCCATCGAAAGCTCCGCGACCAGCAAGCCCATCGCCTTCGCCTGTAGATCGAACAGCTCCAGCGCCAGCGCGTCGCCTTCCTGAGCCAGACCGCGCAGCTTCAGCACCCGCTCCTTCTTGCCGAGGGAGGGATCGGCCAGCACGTGGCCGGGATAGCGAGGAAGGGCACGCTCCAGCAATCCCGGCAGGCCGGCGAGGCTGGTGTACATCTCGTAGCATCCCCAGTCCCGCCCGCAACCGCAGGTCAGGGCATCCGCACCGAGCAAATGGAGGGGCACGGCCAAGTGACCGGCCTCCATGCCTGCCAGCGTATCGCCATCGAGGGGCACGCCAGCGACATCGACATAGGCACCTCCAAGACCGGAGCCAGGGGCGAGCATCACCACGCTGCACGGGTCATTGCCGCGGGCGCGATGCGCTTCGGCGACGCCGCCGAGGTTGCCATCATTGCCCAAGGCAAGGGGCAGGATTTGGCCGGACTCACGCTCCAGCGCGACACGCAAGTCGTTCTCCACATTCCAGCCGTCAAACTCGGCGGGCAGGTTCGGCGAGGTATCGAGCACGCCATAGCTGCGGCGCGGCCCGGGCACGGCAAGCCCGACGCCTTCCACTTGCGACCACGCCAAGCCGTGTTGCGCGAGGAACTCGTTGATCGCGCCTATCCAGGCGGCGATCACCGCGGCAGTACCGCCTTCGGAGCAGGTGGGTCGCTGGAGCAGATCGCTGGGAAAGATCGAGCCGTCGCTTCGCACCGCCGCGATTTTCGACGTGGTCGCTCCGCTATCGATGCCGATGAAAATAGGGTCGCTCATGGGTAGGTTAGGTCGCCGCGACGCTAGGGAGCATCCCGCCGCCGAACAAGCCCGCCGCAGGCGAAATCCTGGCATCGCACCGGCCCCTCGGACGAGTTCCGGATGCGGCCGTTCCTAGCGCTGGTAACACTGCTTGCCTCAAGTCATCCATCCTGATGTCTTCCCCGCGGTCACATCATTGCTATCCTGTTTTCCCAACCATGAAATCACGCCTCGCACTTTACCCGCTCGCCGCTTGCATCGCCTTCACTCAGGTAAGTTGTGTCGTCGGCACCCGTGAGATCGCGATCGACGTCCCGCAAGGAAGTCGCCCCGGCGGACGCGGTGCGGCAACGATCGGCAAGGTCAGCGACTCCCGCCAATTCCAGAACAATCCCACCGATCCTTCGACTCCCTCGGTCGATGGAGATGCCTCGTCCATGAGCGCCGCGCAACGGAGCCGCTATGTCGGCCGCCAGCGGAACACTTATGGCAAGGGCATGGGCGATGTCGCTCTGGGCGGCTCGGCCACCGTGCCGGAGAAGGCCAAGGAGATCGTCGCG from Luteolibacter arcticus encodes the following:
- a CDS encoding ROK family protein; translated protein: MSDPIFIGIDSGATTSKIAAVRSDGSIFPSDLLQRPTCSEGGTAAVIAAWIGAINEFLAQHGLAWSQVEGVGLAVPGPRRSYGVLDTSPNLPAEFDGWNVENDLRVALERESGQILPLALGNDGNLGGVAEAHRARGNDPCSVVMLAPGSGLGGAYVDVAGVPLDGDTLAGMEAGHLAVPLHLLGADALTCGCGRDWGCYEMYTSLAGLPGLLERALPRYPGHVLADPSLGKKERVLKLRGLAQEGDALALELFDLQAKAMGLLVAELSMAVDPGCFVIGGGLIDPDSTTVEFRERYLGGIRETALKYLWPTQQKTLRIVPATLGELSQAVGAALVARHVAREQ